AATTTGATGGCTACGTACCCCAATTGGGAGGGTTAttgttttcattaattaaatgTACCCTTTGATCGTGGGCGGGATTCTGTCTCAAAGGATGCTGACGTGCCTATTAAGTTAGCTAGAAATTGATacaaagaaaatataagtagaaGTTTAGTTACGTATGCCTTTAACAATTCTactatagtatattatataacggtaacgttatgaaggctataaaagttgagtaccgcggttaggccacgaaggcttgccgagtggcctaagtaaggtacgagacttttatagccttcataatgttacgattgtatactatactttttctacgacagccacataaatacctattcaagaataataaaatgggttagttacttacttcatataatgaatgggaatatttgtgtggatcgtcgtagcattgagtattctgtccacaaaatGTTGATGGTGAGatattgttgcacaattcttcaaaatatgccaacaatgcgatttcagagaaagttgaaacatttttttgcaatttccatgtcataaaacaatcataacatttttgctacgctgtatccgacttttcaggtaacaaattgtcagtcactttgagcgccatagccttgatttcttggggagtatattgttcaccagaatcactcataattacttaagtttttgcacaacgtcgacttaaaataaagtataaaacactaaaatagttcaaatatttttttaaaaagtttacaaatgcgGGAACCAATAATGCACAGCCAGAGAATGCTCAACCCAAGAATTTACGACCCAGGAATTGGCGTCCATGATGTACGAGAGTTCTTAGACCGTGAATTGATGGGTTGGGCATTCTCGGGCTGTACACGTTTGGTCCGGGCGATAATTCGAAGCCACTTTTTTTACAGGGCGGCAGTATTGTACGACCCCGTAATTCGCGTCCAAAAAAGTGGACGCCGATTTTGGGCTGTACATTTCTGGGTCGTACATTAAGCGAACTCTTcatgccatagacaagagaaatagaaaataagccggttttcaattacgaaaaatgtggttgcgttcaagaatatttaaatgtcaaatgtaaaattatttgataaacttatgatttttacctttgttttgcaatatctaatatgtaaaacgcatttcagtttattttttcatcttgatttaaattatgaacctaaatattatattatttattaagagttatttattattgcaaatgaaaacatacctgataaatggaagttgtacttttaaaaataaacttacagaactcctatattcatatgaatactgctcagcagttatcatatgaacctatagacaaatagacttttctatcgttactcaaatgaacttaatttggataccgctgacaataatctaattgacagatttaagtgctggagtagaaaaaagtttttaCAAGTCTATTTGCTGTTCTATTTCTATCTATTAAAAGTTTTAACGAATCTAATACGGTATGTATGCTTACCTAATGCTTATACTTAGAAATCTTAGAATACCTACACAATGCTCAAATTTCTAGTTATTTCAAAGTCATCTAAATATAACtacctatttaattttataagtaCTAACTAGTCTAACTACATACAAGTTTTCTCTTAGAATAGTGTATTTTTGTGTTATTTCAGTAAGTTGTCTTTATATGACTATATATAATAAGTACTGCATTTCTGTATGTACTTACTACATAGAACATTCTTATATCTTTAATTGGATTTACATTTTgatgacacattttttttttaatactttattGTGCACTACAAAAAAAGATGCAATTTACAAAGCCAAGACTAAAATAGCAGATTACAACAAGCGGTCTTATCGCTAGAGAGCGATCTCTTACAGACAACCTTCGGATAGCGAAACGGTGGTAAGAAATAATTTATTGGGCAGTGcaaaaataaactacataagtgatgtcctcccagacgtatccgtcgacggcgacatcctggcaagcttttttttttttattatttactattatttctGAAAAAGAGAGGGATTTGTTTAAACTAAATCTTTGCGTGCATGAGCACGAGCGTGACTTGCAAATCCGAATTTGGTCTTGAAAGTCCGACAGCACGGAGCACAGTAGAGCTGACCAGAAGAGTTATAAGTATAGTTGTAGGAGGGCTTGGGACGAGATTTTCGGAGCTGACGTTTGGCGTCAAGGTCTTCAAGTCGGGCTTGTTCAAAGTTACTAAGTCCCGTATTGACAGCAGTTCGCCAGTCCGATCTCCGAGTAGCAAGCTCCTCCCACGACTCGCATGATATGCTACAGGCCGACAAGTGGCGTTTTAGGACATCTCTGTAACGTAGGTACTGCCCGCCAGCCTTGCGTTTGCCTGCGGCTAGCTCAGAGTAAAACACTGCCTTAGGCAGTCTCGATGGCGCCATACGTACAAGATGCCCACACCAACGCAATTGGCCTTTCATGAGCAGACACTCCATGCCCGGGATGCCCGTTCGACGAAGAACATAAGTATTAAGAttgtaacataaaaaaatataaagtacagatcacaaaatataaacTACATAGACTACACATATAATTGAAGCATCAAACAGCAACAACTAttgttatcaatgttatcattcAGCCGTGGTGCTGCTTGCATCATATCGCGAATGATAACAATCATTATCATCtgccttgcgttatcccggtttTATGCCACGGATTTTGTATGCCTGGAGTTCGCTTGGCTACTACTAATCTCATAAGTCATAAAACAACATTTTACCACTTTAATTTCAACAcctacagtaccggtcaaaaatttaagttcactccttgttttcagtaggtacaattgactgctttagagagatagttttttgtagttcagacgtcaaaatttgtttcgtaaacaatttatatttttttaacatctgtttccctcaaatcttataggctaaataattatttggcctatattatctggctaaaactgtgtttcgtgtaaagatgtgtctcaattagtggcaaaggcaaggccataaatataactagcattttgccgtcatgtttattagattttagtgaaagaaaggtacgtgaattgtgtctaactagtaaaacaaatctccacaaaacaataaatataagttgaaaacatatttcgactaccaaaccgaagataattatcgtacaaaagtactcatttgtaccgaaatcaaagggtgaactcaaacttttgaccggtactgtaacTTCCGAAAGGAATCTGTGTCAAATAATCGAAGGCGTTCAACCAATTTGACTGTAACCTTCTGAAATGACTTTCTCTACCCTTTACCCGTTTAAGATTCAAAATTCATTTCATTCCCCCGATCATTTCGTGGAAACAAATGACTCGCGGCGGCTTGAAAAATGGCGTGGCCTGGCTTAGTCAGCTCCGCTTGTTCAGGAGCAAATTGTGTACTGTTGTATGTACCCAGTGGGTACCTACCCTCTATAACAAATGGTCCTGCGTGTCTCTTGTCGTTCTGTTTGTATAGCGGGGTACGTTGCTTGGTGTGATTTGTGGATTGGGGCAATCTTTAGCCACTGCACATTGTTGTTTACGATTTTTTTTGGATACACTCAGAGGAAATAAATGAAAACCTGAATTATATTTTTCGTACAGCTTTGAAACGCTGACAGGTCATATACAAtaagtacatacaattttgcgaGACTACGTTTTGGGTGACTTCTGTCGCCATACCAGAGATGTCTGAAAAGTTCTAAAGAACGCATTAAAATAAGGATCGTCTCGTCTCGTCTGAAGCTAGAGATTATAATGATATGCCGGAATTTTATGTTATCAATATCACAAAAAATGTCTTTCAGAAAGTTTCTTAGAAACATTACCTATACCTACATCATGAacgcaaataaaattaatacctactttttGACACTTGTAATACCTACAATGTAAAATCTCTCTTTGGGCATGACTTTGACTGTCTAAGAAAGAATAATGACTAAGGATAAGAAAAAGCATtatacaatactagcttttgcccgcggcttcgcacgcattagaaagagacaaaaaggagtcttatgtcactctccatcccttcaactatctccacttaaaaaatcacgtcaattggtcgctccgttttgccgtgaaagacggacaaacaaacagacatacacactttcccatttataatattagtatggatgaaaatTCTAAAAGGCTTAAAATTTATCCCTGACGCAGCTGAAACGTGAAAGACAAATGAAAACCCTTTCGATTTTATGAATTTGAAAGTGGAACAAAAAACAATTTACGTTTAGTAAAACTCGGATCATGAATAATCCACCAAGGCCCTGATTTGCATGCCAAAGATATTAAGCTCCACGAAACTGATAGAAATGTGTCAGGAAGGTTCTGTCAACAGGATTATTTAATTGAATTTGAAGTAAAAACTTACGCGCTTTTAATATTTCAATGACGTTCGATTGGTTttacattttacaaaaacataCATGTAAGTTAAACACAATAATTTCACGATACCTATCTTTGTACGTCTTGCCAAATTATGCTACAAAATCCCAAACAAATTAtctttttgataaaaaaaattgtttgacatttcccaaagagaaaaaaaaaatctttttatatgtatatcttAATAACAGTAGATTCCTTCAGCGCCTTCATGTAGGCATGGGGTAGATGGGCaatttcagaaattgggacccacaataggctagtttcctactagtcaaatcagcttctttttatgaactgtcaaaacgatttgttagtatggaattactatgaaatactgaggagtgacgtcacggtcaattcatgtactttatatctttctctttgacttattaaatagaaattatgtttaaaaataactactgtatatttttcttctaattatgtggtgctttatttcgtacactgcataaaatattttattttaagtataggaaactagcctattagcgTTAAGAAAAAGTTAACTCGTTGTCAGTTTTGTAGCGACAATAAGCATAATTATAATCTGTCTAAGTATCAACTTTTTTTCAGTTCTCAATGTAGATtaaatataatgtaattaacacaaaacaatattttattgacaTTTCATGAATGCTTAGTTGTCGTTACAAAATTGACAGGGGGTTAACTTTTTATTAACAACTGACGCTAATTTTGCTTTCTAATTGCGGAAATATATGATATAATTGAAAAATAAGAGCCATCGTACTCAATAAaaacaacgtttacttaaaatattttacaaatctaattttatcactgTTCTTCACCAAGACATTTTATTCATCAGCACTTCTTCTTCTGcatcatttataattttaaatatttctctTTTCACACGTATTTGGACATCTTTTGGAAAAGTCTTTACTGTCTCTCCTAGATTAGTGAAGAATGTCACCACTGTGTCATTTCTGGGCATGTTTTCATGCACTGTGTCGTAGTTCCCTTCGACTACTAATGGATCTACCTGAATTTGTTCTGTAACATATGTTTCTGATTTCTTAGAATATACGGCACTTTTTGAATCTATTTCTTCATATTCTACATCTTTCGGGTCCTCTAAAAATGTCATTAGGTGACCGTGTTTGATGGGCTTAAATTTTTTGACGCCTTTATCTTTCTGCTGTTGACGTAGTTTTATAGCTTTTTTGTAGTTTTCACGaagttttttccatttttctttgCATTCTTGAGCTGAAAATAAGAATTATTTTATTGGATATTCTCAATTGTCTAGgaattaggtatttatattcTATGATTTTTACTTAACATTGACCAATTTGCCAGCTGCAGAAATGATAGTTGTCGAACTTTAGTTCTAAGCAGGTAGCTAACCCAAGCCACATCTAACTTTAGGAGCGCGGAAAGAAaataccagtaggcctagcacatgatggccgcgagagtatgtcgccgcgagatagactacccgtccttatgtcattaatacagttagaagaagac
The nucleotide sequence above comes from Leguminivora glycinivorella isolate SPB_JAAS2020 chromosome 18, LegGlyc_1.1, whole genome shotgun sequence. Encoded proteins:
- the LOC125236174 gene encoding uncharacterized protein LOC125236174, with amino-acid sequence MEEETLITLVREHGELYDPAHRQYQDQKRRDLSWAVIASRLRMQPQECKEKWKKLRENYKKAIKLRQQQKDKGVKKFKPIKHGHLMTFLEDPKDVEYEEIDSKSAVYSKKSETYVTEQIQVDPLVVEGNYDTVHENMPRNDTVVTFFTNLGETVKTFPKDVQIRVKREIFKIINDAEEEVLMNKMSW